The genomic DNA TGAAGCAGAGCAACTACAGCAAACTCTACCAGTTTACACTCAGGTTTTCAGCAGGTGCCTGTTACTGGATTTTCTcttctagaaaaacaaaaattccagaGGACTTGCCACTATTTAGCCTTCCTCATTTTGCTCAGATTTACCAGAACCAGAAGGCCACAGGCAGCAGGCTACAGAAACAGACACTGCATCCAGAATATTCCTGCTGAGCTCTCTAACAGTAGAAATTTAATGCCTACAAAAAAAGAACGTTGGTACTTTTAGAGCTTGATCATGTTCCACTTCAGGCAAGCCACTTCAAAGAATGCTAGAGTTACTGTTATTTTATcacaaaaataactttctatGACATGACATCTTTCATTCTTCTGGTCATTCTACTGAGATCACTTTCcaagacagagagaaaataatggtATTGGATGTGATTGTCACACATCATAAATATTCTTATCTGAGCTCTTCCTGCAAGCTGAGCCACTAACCGCACTTCAGAGAATGGGTTCTGACCACTTACAACAGCCAGCAATGCTTCTGAAGCTCCTGTTCCTCTCCCTGTTCATTAACAGGCAACGAATCCCTCAACCTCTTCCTCAAGAAAGAACACTCAGTTCTCACCAGCTTATAAACTTCAaattttcctccccctcctttgAGATGTTCTAGTGCAAGGAGACTTCCACAGGTATTGCTCACTCGGGGTAAGACCACCAGCCCTTCTGCCTCCAAGCATCCTCTCATCCCAAGGAGGGCTGTCATCAAACACTCACCCTTTCCACAGAGATCATTACTTGCTCCAGTCAACACTGGCTGGTTTATAACACAGGCATGTGAGACAGGCAAGCAGCAGAGCCTGAGTTAAGATTTAACTCCCCATACACACAAAGATTAAAGACATTTAGATGTCACTGATCGTTAGTCCTGCTCACATTTGCTGAGAAATCCACATTCTGAGGTATCTCTTATGATATCCACTGAACTGGCAACTCAccacaaaattaaatttccacaaagaaaaatgtgctttaatgGTGATCAGCGTTGCAGAGTTTCAtccaaatgaaaaaggaaaacacagacatCCCTCtcaccccacaaaaaaacccaaccaattCTAGAACCTACGGATTTCAACTCATATTTCCCAGTAGGGGACATGATTAATTCCCTGGATGGAATTTCCAAGGTATGTTCAACCTGGGCAGCTTTGAGGCTCATCTGCCCACCTCTTAGTGGAGCTGAAATTCAGGAGAATTGCCAGCTGATGCCATCTCTCAGTGTGCTACAATACTTTCACTGACAGAAATATGCTTGCCACAAGCTGCAGAGAGAACTCAGCACTCACCATGAACTATGTGGATGACAAGGGCCCTGGTGACAGCCCATGGGCTCACTAAACCAACTTCTGTTCTCCCAGAACATTCCTCCTTACCCACAGAGACCAAAGAGAACCACTGTGGCTTATTTAGTGGCAAGTTTAGACAAGTTTCTGGGGTCAAAAAGACAATCACAGGAACAAACCAACTTAAAATGACAGCTCTTACGATCAGGAACACTGGTGCACCTAAACAAAGCAAACATCAACAggcctcctgcagctctcaggaaTATTCCAGAGTTTTGCTTACAGTCTGGACTCCTTCTCTTACTCTGCACCTGAAGGTCAGTGAGTGGGACTCCATCACATTTCACTGAGCACAGCTACCCAAGGGATCAGCTTCCTGCTTGCCTTCAATCAGCTTCCCGCTAAGGAGTATCTGCACGCATGGAAGATACAGCAGTAACAATGCCTTCAGGGGAGGACACAACAGAGCAAGCACCAGAAGGCTTGGAGTATCTGTTGGAAGTTTCCAAGAGGTCCAGGGTCCTGATTTCTGCAGTAGTACACCCAGAGATGGATTATACCTGACCCAGCTGAGGCAGATTCACCCATACAACTCTTCCGTAGCAGAGCACCATAAAGCGCCAGTGAAGCTGCCTGAGATCACGAGGAAAGACTGCACATTGCAGCTAAGTTTCATTCTGTActggcagcactgacagctgAAATGCTGTTCCTGTTCTGGACATCACATGTTCTTTCAACACAGATCTGGAGCACCAATACTTGCTCTTGCCCCCAGGAACCTGCTGACAGAGGTGTAGAGCTCCACACCCTCTTCAAGGCCACCACATGATCATGTGAGTGATCCACAAGATCACTGGTGCAGGAGCAGTCTTCCTGTTCCTGCAGTTTCTGAGCACAAACTCTACAGCAAGAGGGAAAGGACAACTCAATCAAGCCAAGTAacaacagaagcaaaagaaactAATTCCTCAAGGTGCTTCTCTGCCCCAGGAGACTCACAACCCACCTGAAACAGTTCAGACTTCCTCCATGCTTTGGCACCAGCTCACACACATCACTTAGTTCAACCCCTTAAACTCATCATTTACCCTCTTCCTGAAAACCTGTCAGAAGAGGTAGAAGGCAGCCTTCATCTTCAAAACACCCTTTGGGCCCCAAGAAACTGTTGTAGAATCTCTTGTCAAAAAACATACCCTGACCACAGTGACCTATACAAAGGATGGAagtttaaaattctgaaatagaGGTAAGGTCATATGGAGGCTGATGGAGCAGTAACTGAAAAACACATCTGagcttcaaaataatttttaaaaaaatagaggtACAGAGATTGGTATTCAGCTTTTCCAATTTTATTCTGCAAAGGCAGCCACTGAGAAGCTAAAGTTTGagtgctcagagcagaggcagcttttGCTACAGCTCCTTCTACCAGTGCTGCCACATGCCTGCTATGGCAGTGACACAAGCaggggcagcagtgccagccctccCTTTGCAGGAGACCCTCTGTGTCCAGCCAGCTCCCTAAAGAGAAGCAGGAAGGGCTATAAATAACCACAGCATCTCTCAGCAATCTGGTTAAGTGGACAGACACTGTGAATTGCCACAGTATTTAATGCAAACAGGGAGGGCAAAGATGGATTTCAAACGTCCATATTCATCTCCATCCTCCAACTGCAATTGTCACAGCAATGGTGACAAAAGacacactgttttctttccaaagtcAGGCTGCAGCTTTCATCTGGGAGCCTCAAACGAACACTTACTTCACAAGAGTTCACTGTTAAAAGCCCACATCACCTTCTGCTCTCAGAGGTAGCACGTGAGCCAAACCTTTGAATGCTGGCCAGCTCTGTTCCCACAGGGAACAGCAAAGGAGCTGAGACAACTGTCTGAAACCAGTCAGGCAGAGTGACACAAACAACCAAGCAGCTCAAACAACCAACACTCGGCCAGAGATGTGATCTGCCATCACCACCCCAATAAtgacagaaaagctgcagttcCATCAGGGTTGGGGAGAGGAGACTGAAAATCTCCAAGGATTAGTGCAACAGCCTAGCTACAGGCTTGGAACCACCATAAGACAAATTTCAAGCTCTATCTCAAACtgctaaaacagaaataatttagcAACTTCACACAGGATTGcgaaagaaaaagcatttcaggtCAATTCTGAGAcctcctggcttttttttttaattttatttgagaAGTGAGAGCAGTTGCATACACAGATCACAGGAACTGGAATTAGGATTGTGACTGCTCCCTGGGCACGGAAAGCCTGATCTCTCCTAGAAGTCACCCACCCTGCACAGACAAGAGTTGTACCAGCATCCTCCTCACCAGAATCCCTTATTACAGAGGACATACTTACTGTTCCAGCCAGGATATCATGGGGACAGCAATCCAGAAGGTGGCTCTTGCACACACGATCGTCCGTAAACTTCACCCTTTGTCTGGTTTCATCTCCTGAAATTCATGTGTGGTTTAAATAAGGAGACATTAGAACACCAAGGGAACATAGGTGTCGGCATGAATATTTCACCTCAATATGcagattaaaatatttggtgctcctgctccccaaaattactcaaaaaaaaaaaaaaaaaaaaaagaaaagcttagaGGGTAACAGGATATTCTGGAACATTTATAATTGGCAACAGACACTATTTTAGCATTTATTCATCCAGGACACCATGTTAAACACAGTGCTGGTGAGCCAAGCAATGTCCAAGGCCTGTCATCCACATaaagaagcagcacagccagaagagaaaaggagacagaCAGGCTGGCTCGCAGCCAAaacctgttatttttttccaccatttttgtttttttactgtgaagAAGGGGCAGGAGATACCAAACCCCACGCTATCAGATCACAaaacagggctgtgctgggcaaaATTTATAGGCAACTGCTCTTTGCTCAGGTGATAATTGAGCCATCGGTCCGTTTGGTTTGGAACCCAACTATGCAGTGTGTGCTCTCCCAGGCCCTGCAAGGAAGGAGCTGGCAGGTCCTGGCCTGGAACACACCACGTGCTTCCCACCCATGGCCCACCCTCAGAGGACATTTTACACTCAGGAGCCACTTAAACGAGACAatatcagaaaagcaaaaaaataaataataaaaaaagaaacaaagttagTCAATACACACTGCGAGCTCCAACACATACTATACCCATCTGCATTCTTCAAGACCTCAGCTGCAGAATTTTATGCCCATTGTTGaaaagttttaaaggaaaagctttctTGCCCACACCTGCAGTAAGGAAGTCAGGGGAATGATACATAAAAGTAAAGGCAAAGTGGTAATTGTATGTGACAATTTTAAAGCTCATCTGTGCATATGACACAGGTATGTGTAATACTAAAGTATGAATATAGTTTAGGATTCACAAGCATCCAGGAATAATGTTGTGtctactgaaatttttttttttatttttttttctttctaagctACACTTTTAAAGTTACTtgtgaaaaaaagcaaacacttttttttttgttataacagctttaaaaattggTTGTGACTCACGGCTCGATGAACATGAGGCTTTTCTGCAACTCCCTTGCAGATTGATGTAGGCAGGCAAAGATACACTGAacctttataaataaaatagaggGGCCACAATTGTTCAGtttgtatgaaataaaaatatgggaAGCAATTCAATAGCAACTCaatacacagagaaagaaaagcacttaTTCACTTACGAAACAAAGTGCAAAGTGCCTGGACAGCCCTGTTAACGTGCCAAAGGGAATTTAAGTACCCAGCGAGTCGCAGAAGGGAGACACAAACCGCAGCGGGACCGTATTTTGCACGGGCTGTCACCTTTCTCGTCTCGGACAGCACCCGGCGCGGCCGGCGCTGCAGGCACACCTACCTACGCGCCTCTGGACGTGCGGGCACGGAGCCGGCCCTAAGCCTGTCCGCGGCAGCCGGGGCCCGGAGCGGCGAGGCTGGGCGGCGCCGGGCGCTCTCTGGGGCCGGGGGGCCGGCGGAACCACCGCGGCCAGGCGTGGGCCCTCCCGGGCTCCCTCCGCCCCGAGCGCGGACAGGCCCAGGCCCGCTCCGCCGCCCCGAGGCTGGAGCCGGGCGGACGGGGGCGGATCGCGCCGCAGGTCCGGAGCGGCGGCAgcagccgggccgggccgggccgggccgggccccaCGCGGTGAGGCGGCCGCCAGGCCGCGGCGTTTCCTGCAGGCCCTGCCCGCCCCTACTCACCGTCCCGGGCCGTGCCCATGAGCTGGTCCAGCAGGGCCCGCATCTGTGCCTGGGCCGACATGGCGGGACCGGTCCGGAGGCGGCGGCTCCGACTGAGACCGGGACCGGGGCctggggcggcggcggcggctcaGCGGCCTCAGCAGCGGCGACGGGCGGCAAACGCCGAGCGGAAGCAACCCCGCCCTGCGCCGCGCTGCATGACGGGAAGGGTAGTCCGCCAGGGGGCGGGATCCGAGGGGCGGGGCTGGAGGGGTGATGCGTGGTGGGCGTGGTCAGGCAGAATGGGCGGGGGCGCCAGGGGGCGGGGCCATGGTGAAGGGGCGTGGTCACTGTGATGGGGCGTGGTCAGGTGGGGGCGTGGTCACTGTGATGGGCGTGGTCAGGTGGGGGCGTGGTccggcggtggcggcggccctgcgcggccccggccccgccgcggtGGGACCGGACCCGACACCGGCGCTGCCCTGCTGCCCCGGCAGCCGCCCCAGGGCTCGCCGGGGGTGGGCACAGTAGCTGGGCCGCAGCGGTGCCCCGGGGCCAGGCTGGTGCCCGGAGCAGGCCTTGGCTGCGCTCGCTGCCGTCCCCACCGCACTTGTGGCAGCTCGGGGCTACCGTGGGGAATGTGGGGAGGGGAAATGTGGGGTAAGGAAAGTCCCTGCCTGGGGTAGGGGGTGATAGGACACATGGCCGGGACCGGGAGGAAGCACCGGGAGGCAGGGTGGATGCATGGACAGGGGGACGAACCCCCTTGCACATGGGTACAGCCAGGAGAGGACCGAggacagggcaggacagggctgggcagtCCGTGGCTGCTCTCCCGGCTGAGGGGGGAGGATGAGGCCGTGGTTTGCAGGGGAGCTTGGGCTGTTGCGAAGCTTTGCCGTGTGCTGCGTTCCCTGTCTGGCTTTCTGAGCTCCAGCTCCATCTCGCACCACTCCCGCGAGTTTTACCTCTTGTTTCTTCACCGGGAGCTCCCGGCCCCGGCTGCCCTATGCATGCTCCCTATGCCGGAGAAATCCCACCTGCTCTTTTTACTGCCACAGGGCTACAAAGGCGGCGAGGGTTAGAGCTAGAGCCCTGGTGCAGGATGCTCCGTTTGCCATAGTCATGCCTGGTTTTCCCACAAATTTAAAGCTTCGTTGGCTTTCAGGGAAAGGCAGAATGAGCCAGCCCCGGACAGGGCTGTGCCGCCGCCCCGCTCCGGTGCACCATCCCGGGTGAGCAGAATCAGCCTCATCTCAGACTGCGgtctgccacctccctgcttgTCTGCGGGGGTCTCTGCGGACAGGAGACCCCTTCCCTGTGGGACGGGAGCTCCTCGTGCCCGGCCCTGGCAAGGTTTGGAGCAGGAATGGCCACCCTAGACACTCGAATGGGTGCAAAACCACATGCCCAAGCCTGTTGCAGGAGCAGCGGCattgcctgtccctgctgctcgCCCTTGGAATGGTCCTGCTGAGCCCTGAGTGTTCCCTAAGTGCGTTATTCCTTTCCACAAAGGACGGACACCTCATCACTCCCAACTCTGTGAGCCGGCAGCCAAGTCATGTGCTCCCCACACCATGTCCCACACCTGGACCCCCTCGCCAGCATGCCCAGACCCTTCCCACCCGGGCAAAGGGTCAGCGCTGCCCTTTCCTCCGGCCGCACTGTCCCGGAGGCTGTGGGAGCTCTCCCCATCTCCTGCGCTGCAGGAAGAGGGTCTGGGGCAGAGATGGCTGGGGACACCAGAGGAAGCCGCCGTTCCCTGGGGATCGTGGTGGGGGATCGGGGTGgctgtcctgctcccagggctggtcCCCCGGGTTGAAGCCGGCAGCAATGCCAGACCATGCCAGTGCCGAGCCGTGCCGGGCGGGTGGGTGACAGTGGGTGACGTCGGGGAGCAAACCGAAGGGTGCCCGTGGCTAATCAGCTCCCACCCACCGTGTTTGCCCAGCAGTGCCCgggtggctgctgctcccgCCCCGCGTTGCCGCTGTGAGTGTttagggagaggagagggagctgtGCGGAGCCGGAGCCGGTGCCCAGCTCCGCCCCTGCAgggagccccagggctgccGGCCCGGGGAGAGGGTCGGTGACAGCCCTACCCAGGCTGGGACACTCTTCTCGCCAGTGCTGCaccctgccaggagctggggacacCATCTCAGCACTGGGGACAGCTCAGAACAGggtgctcagggcagggggcagggagggctccgagAGAGAGACCAGGAGCTGCGGTCACTCCAAAAACAGGAGAGGGGgacagctctggagcagggctgtgggtgtcCCCAAGCCCAATGACCATTGTCCCACTCCCTGAGTGTCCCCAACACCGGTGACAGAGTCTGGGTGCTGTGTCAGGCCCCTGCCATCCTGTGCCCTTCAGCTGTCAGGGGCAGGCTGTCCTGTGTCCTCTGGCCATCCTGCGTCCCCAGTCACCCTGCATCCCCCAGCCATTTGTGTCCCCTGGCCGTGGTCTGTGCTGCCCCGGATGACCCCGCTGGCACGTCCTGCTGCCAAGGCAGAAATGGCACCTCTGGCACAGCGCCTCTGGGACCTGAGCTGATTTTCATCGTCCCTGTCCTCACAGGGGAGTTGCTGTGGGGGTCAGCACGGCCACAGGCCATAGCACAGACACAGGACACACAGGGTGAAAATGCTGTCATCCAGGTGCTGTCCTTGCCGTGGGGCTGGCTCAGCCACTCTCCACATGGCATGTTCACCTTCGCATCCACAGATTCCAAAACCTCTTCCAGGGCTGGTCGGGGAGCCCAACATCCATTTCAAAGGGGCACAAGGCTGGAGATGGGTGGTCTGAACTGCATGAGGGTAGTGCAGCACCTGGGGGTACCTCACGGAAAGGCTTtgcccactgcagcagcagcccctgttTGCAGAGGCATCGCTCGATACACAGTATGTTCTTCAGAAGATCCCTACTCCAGGAGTCAAAATAgcatgaaatttaattttacgCCTATTTGACAAAGCTTGATTTCACCTCCAATCAGCAGGGAGATAAGAGCCCTCGGCACAAGTGTGCGGGCAGTttggcagctggggctgccgATTTAATAGGTGAATTTACAGGGACAACACTTGAAAATCCCCTGGCTAGTGAACCATTAAGGTGAGCCCTGCCTTCCGTCCCCGCGTCCCTCCCCGCGCCGCTCTCCCGTTGCTGGGTGCTAAAGCAAACCCCAGCTCTGTTTACCGAGTCTACTATTACAATACGGCTACCAAATATTTGCCAGCCGTCAGCTCGCTGCTCCGCTATAAATACTTCAGGCCCAGGTGGAGGGACGGGCAGGGGGAGCGGCGCGGGAGCCTATGCATGGCCGGGCGGCAGCGCCAAGGTGAGTGCGGAACCGCGGCCCGGGCGATGCCCTCCTGCCCCGGGGGTTTTTCCGGCTGAGGATGGCGGCGGGGCAGGCAGTGGGGTGGCCCCGCTCCCCTCTCCCCGCAGTCCGGAGGTGTGAGGCTGAGCCCCCCCGACAACCCACCCCGGGGCAGCACGGAGGCAGGACGGGGGGTACCGCGGTGGGGACGGCACAGAGAGGGACACACAGAGATGGCAAGGACAATCTTGGGCTGGGTGCAGGTCCTGGCACCATGCTTGGTGTGGCAGGAGCAGGTCTGGTTCCCCAGGATTTGTTCCCTGCCCTGAGACCCTCTCAGCATGGCCAGGGGTGTCCTGCAGAGAGGCAGGGGTGAGGATCCTTCAGCACAGGTAGTACAAGCTACAAAGGGGCCACATCCAGCTCAGCGAGACCCAGCTGTGGCCAGAGCCCaccggggcagggcagggaggcagtGGGTTCTCTCAGTTGCAGGGGAACCCACAGGGCCATTGTGTGGGCAGGGCATGGGGCTCGATGGCACTGAGCCCAGCATGGCAAGGTGGGGGCTGAGCCCCATTCACCTCCATGCACAGCCCTGCGGTGAAGGGGAACatccctctgccccacagctctGGAACACATCCCCACTGCTCTTCATCCCGTGGACATCTGTCTCCCACAGATCAAAGTGAACATCCCTGCTGCCCCATGTCCCATGACTTAGGGACATTCCCATTGTCCCACATCCCATGCCTTGATGGGGACATCCCTGTTGCTTGATATCCCAGGGTTCAGTTAGAATATCCCCACTGTCCCATGTCCTGTTGCTTGTAGGGGAAtggcatctctgctgctccatgTCCCATGACTCAGGGTTATGCTCACACTGCCCCACATCCCATGTTTTGGTGGGGACACCCCTGCTGCCCGCTGTCCCAGGGCTGAGTGGGGACACTGCCCTGTTTCCTATGGCTAGTGGGGACATCCCCAATGCCCCACATCCCACATCTCATTGCATGTGCGGGACATCCatgctgccctgcagccccactTTGGCCATGATGTGGCACGACATGGTCCCCTGCCCTCTCAGGGCTGCTGGGTGGTGGGTCAGGGCTGGTGCCAGGGTGTGTCACCCTGACCCcgctgtccctgcccacagggTGAGTCCCGGGGGTGCCTCTGAGCGCTGACATGGCTGCGGGTGTCATCCAGCCCCTGGCCGAGTTGCGGCTGCCCTCGCCCTTCCCACACGgcctcctgctgcccacgcaCCCTGAACCTGACTTCCCCGACGtctccgaggaggaggaggaggaggaagaagaagaggatgaagaggaggaggaagtggaaGCAGTGGAGGAGAGCGTGAGGCCGGAGCTGGCCGGtgtctccagcactgctgagaccACCCTGCGTCTCCTCAAGTTTTCGGAGCTCATCAGCTGCGACATCCAGCGCTACTtcgggcggcggggccgggaggagGCCCCCAGCAGCCGCCCCGTGCCCGAGGACTGTGGCTCACCCCAGAGCACTGAGGCTGTGCCCGAGGCCGTGGTCCCACGGCGCAGCCCGGGGGGCCACACACATGCTGGGGCCGCTGGCCGAGCTCTTTGAGTACGGTGTGCACCGGTGCCTGCCCGCCCGGGTGGCCGGCAGCAAGACACAGCGGCTGGAGAGGAAGTATGGCCACATCACCCCCATGCACCACAGGAAGTTGCCACCCTCCTTCTGGAAAGAGCCAGGCCCAGGTCCTGCCAGCCTCCTTCACGCTGGCACCCCTGACTTCAGCGACCTCCTGGCCAACTGGACAGTGGAGCCAGggccagagctgccaggcacTGGGCGGGAGCTGCCGGGTCgcctggggctggaggctgAGCCTTTGCTGGGCTGTGACCCCACTGTGGCCCCAGAGCCCCCAGTCCCGCCACGTGCCACCCAGTTAATGATAAACCTGGTGGCCCCAGTGCCAGCACCGGGGCACTCAGAGCTGCCGGGTCGAAGCTGGTGATGGGACGAGTGAATAAATGACTCCTGCCAGGCACCAGCGTGTGTGGTGTCCTTTGCCACCCGCCACTGTGgcatccctgctgccagtgACAAAGGGCCACGGCTTGGCTTGACCCTCgggggctgctggctgccccggcagcagtgggaagaggagggaagcaCGGTGCCGGCGGGAGCCAGCAGCCCGTGTTTACTCTGCGGCCCAAGTCGGTGAATCCCATCCCCTTATCTCGGCCGCGCCAGGGCAAAGGGCGACGCAGGGCCTCATAAAGCACCCGGCTGGCAGCACCCAGGGGGGACCCTTCACTGCCTTGGGGAGCCACTGTGCcttccagctcccctgccccaTGGCAGGGTCAGGGATCTGGACCCACACAGGAGAGCAGGCCTGGCTTTTCTTCCCCACAGCCCCGCCACCAGAC from Corvus cornix cornix isolate S_Up_H32 chromosome 14, ASM73873v5, whole genome shotgun sequence includes the following:
- the PERCC1 gene encoding LOW QUALITY PROTEIN: protein PERCC1 (The sequence of the model RefSeq protein was modified relative to this genomic sequence to represent the inferred CDS: inserted 2 bases in 1 codon), translating into MAAGVIQPLAELRLPSPFPHGLLLPTHPEPDFPDVSEEEEEEEEEEDEEEEEVEAVEESVRPELAGVSSTAETTLRLLKFSELISCDIQRYFGRRGREEAPSSRPVPEDCGSPQSTEAVPEAVVPXGAARGATHMLGPLAELFEYGVHRCLPARVAGSKTQRLERKYGHITPMHHRKLPPSFWKEPGPGPASLLHAGTPDFSDLLANWTVEPGPELPGTGRELPGRLGLEAEPLLGCDPTVAPEPPVPPRATQLMINLVAPVPAPGHSELPGRSW